A section of the Triticum dicoccoides isolate Atlit2015 ecotype Zavitan chromosome 7A, WEW_v2.0, whole genome shotgun sequence genome encodes:
- the LOC119330178 gene encoding uncharacterized protein LOC119330178 — translation MRQQRGVGRGGGRRDPGLLTRVVDKVFRFVRLAEFEILFVLFFFIAFILFKDLMSRPDYNQIFVKKPDQDDRWP, via the exons ATGCGGCAGCAGCGGGGCGTCGGCAGGGGCGGGGGCCGGCGGGATCCCGGGCTGCTGACCAGGGTGGTGGACAAGGTCTTCCGCTTCGTCCGCCTCGCCGAGTTCGagatcctcttcgtcctcttcttcttcatcgcctTCATCCTCTTCAAGGATCTC ATGTCTCGACCAGACTACAACCAGATCTTTGTCAAGAAGCCTGATCAAGATGACCGCTGGCCTTAG
- the LOC119331827 gene encoding uncharacterized protein LOC119331827: MGVLGDRSGWCFCSGGGAKLERIKSTLLATKGPALAAVSFPRGGEGAGGGGSGGGGGGGKRGGGFLIHRALLLTTHGTVPSAAVAGAAEVQLSHGRLLARLVPQRFFITSPILDLTIVGLDVVDEGSDSHGQQPHFLKTCLNPSLDLGSTVLLLGHTNRRDLAVGEGKVVIATDNLIKFSTDEVSWHPGSAGFDMNGNLAFMVCDPMKLAPSTPTGYASASSTALLASKMDVPTQFGIPIPAVCEWLKQHWSGGLEDVSKPMMPPARLISAGQRSEPSSLSHLHCIKTTEREGGALSSSQMPARPTRQHGSCSSASAKISYGENDSVNSHSFQGQRDPASQMPRPKEQPGSVMDSFPPGHPRSIFLPLPLKQMMPVDNKIKPNCSVSDESRVANARINCDAMHNVAYQENCWNEAQSSSSPPAISEQGDKRDGFSSGEETMYSAETMESRNIPSPKDKRPQIVGRSQSFANHSKWDSPKSVESSKGPPSRSHTFIPLRKPHLQAASISQKSQVYFSPTVSSNMKKRNLSQIPMKPRQSAQVTSKWIT, from the exons ATGGGGGTCCTGGGAGACCGCTCGGGGTGGTGCTTCTGCTCCGGCGGCGGGGCCAAACTGGAGCGGATCAAGTCCACGCTGCTCGCCACGAAGGGTCCCGCGCTCGCGGCCGTGTCCTTCCCTCGCGGCGGAgaaggggcaggaggaggtggtagtggaggaggaggaggaggaggcaaacgCGGGGGAGGGTTcctcatccaccgcgccctcctgcTCACCACGCACGGGACCGTCCCATCAGCCGCCGTGGCGGGCGCCGCCGAGGTCCAGCTCAGCCACGGCCGCCTCCTGGCCCGCCTGGTGCCTCAGAG GTTCTTCATTACTAGCCCCATTCTGGACCTTACAATAGTCGGGCTCGATGTCGTGGATGAAGGTTCAGATTCGCATGGGCAACAACCTCATTTCCTGAAAACCTGCTTGAACCCCAGCTTGGATCTTGGCAGTACAGTTTTGCTCCTGGGCCACACAAACAGAAGAGATTTGGCAGTAGGTGAGGGGAAGGTTGTCATAGCAACTGACAACCTTATAAAGTTCTCAACTGATGAAGTCTCATGGCATCCTGGATCTGCTGGTTTTGATATGAACGGGAATCTAGCTTTTATGGTCTGTGATCCGATGAAGCTTGCACCTTCTACACCTACAGGGTATGCTTCTGCATCATCAACTGCACTCCTTGCATCAAAGATGGATGTGCCAACACAATTTGGGATCCCCATCCCTGCAGTATGCGAATGGTTAAAACAGCACTGGAGTGGTGGCTTGGAAGATGTTAGCAAGCCAATGATGCCCCCTGCACGATTAATATCTGCTGGACAACGAAGTGAACCTTCTTCTCTGAGTCATCTTCATTGTATTAAGACCACCGAGCGAGAGGGTGGGGCATTGTCATCATCACAGATGCCAGCAAGACCAACACGGCAGCATGGGTCATGCAGTTCAGCATCTGCCAAGATTTCATATGGTGAAAATGATTCTGTTAATTCACACTCCTTTCAAGGCCAACGAGATCCAGCTTCACAGATGCCCAGACCTAAGGAGCAACCTGGTTCGGTCATGGATAGCTTTCCTCCTGGGCATCCAAGATCTATTTTCTTACCGCTTCCTCTAAAGCAAATGATGCCTGTCGATAATAAGATCAAACCGAACTGCTCAGTTTCAGATGAATCACGGGTAGCTAATGCGAGAATCAACTGCGATGCTATGCACAATGTTGCTTACCAGGAAAACTGCTGGAATGAGGCGCAGTCAAGTTCTTCACCACCGGCAATATCAGAACAAGGAGACAAGAGGGACGGCTTCAGCAGTGGGGAGGAGACAATGTACTCCGCGGAAACTATGGAAAGCAGAAACATTCCGAGTCCAAAGGACAAGAGGCCCCAGATAGTTGGCCGATCACAGAGTTTTGCAAACCATAGCAAATGGGATTCACCTAAAAGTGTTGAATCTTCGAAAGGGCCGCCCTCAAGGTCGCATACATTCATTCCTTTGAGAAAACCACACTTGCAAGCTGCATCAATTTCACAGAAAAGCCAGGTTTATTTCAGCCCTACGGTCTCCTCCAACATGAAAAAGAGGAACCTGTCTCAGATTCCCATGAAACCTCGTCAAAGTGCTCAGGTCACCTCCAAGTGGATTACCTGA